In one Lycium barbarum isolate Lr01 chromosome 7, ASM1917538v2, whole genome shotgun sequence genomic region, the following are encoded:
- the LOC132604173 gene encoding L-ascorbate oxidase homolog, translated as MPLKQAVVVFLVALLVVNVVAESPYRFFEWNVTYGTIWPLGLPQEGILINGQFPGPDIVSVTNDNVIINVFNNLDEPFLLSWNGIQNRRNSFEDGVWGTTCPIPPGKNFTYILQVKDQIGSFYYFPSTAFHKAAGGFGGFRILSRPGIPVPFDEPAGDHTVLIGDWYKSNHTYLKSILDRNHKLPFVDAIHINGHGPQGPNRASFTVDQGKTYRLRISNVGLEHSLNFRIEGHKMTLVEVEGTHTMQETYSSLDVHVGQTYSVLITADQAPKDYYIVVSNRFSSILLTTTGVLRYSNSNQEFTGPPPGGPTTEIGWSLNQARSIRTNLSASGPRPNPQGSYHYGMINTTRTIRLANSAGQVNGKQRYAINSVSFVPTDTPLKLADYFKIGGFTPGNIPDAPPGGGIHLDTSVLQTDYRTFIEIVFENKEGIMQSWHLNGYAFWVVGMDGGKWTPASRDQYNLRDAVSRITTQVYPKSWTAIYIALDNVGMWNLRTEFWARQYLGQQLYMRVFTTSTSWRDEYPIPINALLCGKVAGRHKRPL; from the exons ATGCCGCTAAAACAAGCGGTAGTAGTGTTTTTAGTGGCACTACTAGTTGTGAACGTAGTTGCAGAGAGTCCTTACAGATTCTTTGAATGGAATGTTACTTATGGCACCATTTGGCCTCTAGGTCTTCCTCAAGAG GGAATTCTTATCAATGGGCAATTCCCTGGTCCTGACATTGTATCTGTCACCAATGACAATGTTATTATCAACGTCTTCAACAATTTGGATGAGCCTTTTCTTCTTTCCTG GAATGGAATACAAAATAGGAGAAACTCATTCGAAGACGGAGTTTGGGGAACGACATGCCCGATACCACCGGGGAAGAATTTCACATACATTTTGCAAGTGAAGGATCAAATAGGGAGCTTCTACTATTTCCCTTCTACTGCTTTCCACAAAGCTGCTGGTGGTTTTGGAGGCTTCAGGATCCTCAGCAGGCCCGGCATTCCTGTTCCTTTCGATGAACCGGCTGGCGATCATACCGTCCTTATTGGAGATTGGTACAAGAGCAATCACACG TACCTGAAATCAATTCTTGACAGAAACCACAAGTTGCCTTTTGTTGATGCCATTCATATCAATGGTCATGGGCCTCAAGGCCCTAATCGTGCTTCTTTCACAGTTGATCAAG GGAAAACTTATAGACTAAGGATATCCAATGTTGGATTGGAACATTCACTCAACTTCCGTATTGAAGGACACAAAATGACATTGGTGGAAGTAGAGGGGACACACACAATGCAAGAGACATATTCCTCTCTTGATGTTCATGTTGGACAAACCTACTCTGTCCTCATCACAGCTGACCAAGCTCCTAAGGATTACTACATTGTTGTTTCGAATCGTTTCTCGTCTATTCTCCTTACTACTACCGGTGTACTTCGCTACAGCAACTCTAACCAGGAATTCACTGGCCCGCCCCCTGGTGGTCCAACCACTGAAATTGGTTGGTCTCTTAACCAGGCCCGTTCTATTAG GACCAACTTGTCCGCAAGTGGACCAAGGCCAAACCCACAAGGATCATACCATTATGGTATGATCAACACGACTAGAACCATCAGGCTCGCAAACTCCGCTGGACAAGTCAATGGCAAACAGAGATATGCTATCAACAGTGTGTCCTTTGTGCCCACTGATACTCCCCTCAAGCTTGCTGACTACTTCAAGATTGGTGGATTCACCCCCGGAAACATTCCTGATGCCCCACCCGGCGGAGGAATTCACCTCGACACGTCTGTTTTGCAAACTGATTACAGGACATTCATTGAGATTGTATTCGAGAACAAGGAGGGAATCATGCAAAGTTGGCATCTTAACGGCTATGCCTTCTGGGTAGTAGG CATGGATGGAGGAAAATGGACTCCGGCTAGTAGGGACCAATACAATCTCCGCGATGCAGTTTCAAGAATCACAACTCAG GTGTATCCCAAGTCATGGACAGCAATATACATTGCATTGGACAATGTGGGAATGTGGAACCTAAGGACTGAGTTTTGGGCACGACAGTATCTCGGACAGCAGTTATACATGAGGGTATTCACGACATCGACCTCTTGGCGCGACGAATATCCCATTCCAATTAATGCTCTTTTATGTGGCAAAGTGGCTGGTAGGCATAAAAGACCGCTGTAA
- the LOC132602579 gene encoding L-ascorbate oxidase homolog, whose translation MQLKKAIAFLVSLLVVNAVAESPYRFFEWNVTYGTISPLGVPQQGILINGQFPGPDIISVTNDNVIVNVFNSLDEPFLISWNGVQNRRNSYEDGVWGTTCPIPPGKNFTYTLQMKDQIGSFYYFPSLGFHKAAGGFGSIRIFSGPFVPVPLPAYSGDFAVLIGDWYKRNHTNLRAILDRGHKLPFPDGILINGRGPNGASFTVDQGKTYRLRISNVGLENSLNFRIQGHNMTLVEVEGTHTMQETYSSLDVHVGQSYSVLITADKAPKDYYIVVSSRFTSKILTTTSVLHYSNSNSPVSGPLPSGPTIEVGWSLYQARSIRTNLTANGPRPNPQGAYHYGMINTTRTIRLATSAGLVNGEQRYAVNSVSFVPTDTPLKLADYFMIGGFHPGNIPDAPPGGGIHLDTSVLQTDYRTFIEIIFENKERIVQSWHTAGYSFWVVGMDGGRWSPARRNQYNLRDAVSRCTTQVYPRSWTAIYIALDNVGMWNIRSEFWARRYLGQQLYMRVYTTSTSYRDELPIPVNALLCGKVADRNTSRF comes from the exons ATGCAGCTAAAAAAAGCCATAGCATTTTTAGTTTCCCTACTAGTTGTGAACGCAGTAGCAGAGAGTCCTTACAGATTCTTTGAATGGAATGTTACATATGGAACCATTTCTCCTCTAGGTGTTCCCCAACAG GGAATTCTGATCAATGGCCAATTCCCTGGTCCTGACATTATCTCTGTCACCAATGACAATGTTATTGTCAATGTCTTCAACAGCTTGGATGAGCCTTTTCTAATTTCCTG GAATGGAGTGCAAAATAGGAGAAACTCATACGAAGACGGGGTATGGGGAACGACGTGCCCAATACCACCAGGGAAGAATTTCACATACACTTTACAAATGAAGGATCAAATAGGGAGCTTTTACTACTTCCCTTCCCTTGGATTCCACAAAGCTGCAGGTGGTTTTGGTAGCATCAGGATCTTCAGCGGGCCTTTTGTCCCTGTTCCTCTCCCTGCTTATTCTGGCGATTTCGCCGTCCTTATTGGTGATTGGTACAAGAGGAATCACACG AACCTTAGAGCTATTCTTGACAGAGGCCACAAGTTGCCTTTTCCGGATGGCATTCTTATCAATGGTCGTGGTCCTAATGGTGCTTCCTTCACAGTTGATCAAG GGAAAACTTATAGACTGAGGATATCCAATGTTGGATTGGAAAACTCACTCAACTTCCGAATCCAAGGACACAACATGACGTTGGTTGAAGTAGAGGGTACACACACAATGCAAGAGACATATTCCTCACTTGATGTTCATGTTGGACAGTCCTACTCTGTCCTAATCACGGCTGATAAAGCTCCCAAGGACTACTACATTGTGGTTTCGTCCCGTTTCACGTCTAAGATTCTTACTACCACTAGTGTACTTCACTATAGTAACTCTAACAGCCCGGTCTCTGGCCCGCTCCCCAGTGGTCCAACCATCGAAGTTGGTTGGTCCCTTTACCAGGCCCGTTCTATCAG GACCAATTTGACCGCTAATGGACCAAGGCCTAACCCACAAGGTGCGTACCATTATGGTATGATTAATACAACTAGAACTATCAGACTTGCAACTTCTGCTGGTCTAGTGAATGGCGAGCAGAGATATGCTGTCAACAGTGTGTCCTTTGTGCCCACTGATACTCCGCTCAAGCTTGCTGACTACTTCATGATTGGAGGGTTCCACCCCGGAAACATACCTGATGCcccacccggtggaggaattcaCCTCGACACATCTGTTTTGCAAACTGACTATAGGACATTCATTGAGATTATATTCGAGAACAAGGAGAGGATTGTCCAAAGCTGGCATACTGCCGGCTACTCCTTCTGGGTAGTAGG CATGGACGGAGGACGATGGAGTCCTGCAAGAAGGAATCAATACAATCTTCGCGATGCAGTTTCACGTTGCACAACTCAG GTATATCCCAGGTCATGGACAGCAATATACATTGCATTGGACAATGTGGGAATGTGGAACATAAGATCTGAGTTTTGGGCTCGACGGTATCTCGGACAACAGTTATACATGAGGGTCTACACAACATCAACCTCTTACAGAGATGAATTACCGATTCCAGTTAATGCTCTTTTATGTGGCAAGGTGGCTGACCGCAACACAAGCCGTTTTTAA